A region of Rhodamnia argentea isolate NSW1041297 chromosome 9, ASM2092103v1, whole genome shotgun sequence DNA encodes the following proteins:
- the LOC115752920 gene encoding LOW QUALITY PROTEIN: glycine-rich protein A3 (The sequence of the model RefSeq protein was modified relative to this genomic sequence to represent the inferred CDS: deleted 2 bases in 1 codon), whose translation MGGGKDKHDESDKGLFSHLAHGASHGYPPGQYPPQGYPPQGYPPQGYPPQGGYPPQGYPPQGGYPPQGGYPPQGYPPSGYPPQGYPPAGHSAGHSGHGGMGALLAGGAAAAAAAYGAHQLSHGTHHVSHGAPYGGGYGYGHGHGHGKFKHGKFGAWKHGKFGKGKHGMFGGKFKKWK comes from the exons ATGGGAGGCGGAAAGGACAAGCATGACGAATCTGACAAAGGGCTGTTCAGCCACCTAGCGCATGGCGCATCCCATGGATATCCTCCTGGCCAGTACCCTCCTCAAGGATACCCTCCTCAAGGTTATCCTCCTCAAGGATACCCTCCTCAAGGAGGTTATCCACCTCAAGGATATCCCCCACAAGGAGGATATCCCCCACAAGGAGGATATCCTCCGCAAGGTTATCCGCCCTCAGGATATCCCCCACAAGGATATCCCCCTGCAGGCCATTCTGCTGGCCATTCAG GGCACGGAGGTATGGGGGCTCTTTTAGCTGGAGGAGCCgctgctgctgcagctgcttACGGTGCCCACCAGCTGTCTCATGGCACTCATCACGTCTCACATGGAGCCCCCTACGGTGGCGGGTATGGCTATGGCCATGGCCACGGCCACGGGAAGTTCAAGCACGGGAAATTCGGC GCATGGAAGCACGGGAAGTTTGGGAAGGGCAAGCACGGGATGTTTGGAGggaagttcaagaagtggaagtGA
- the LOC115730847 gene encoding ABC transporter E family member 2 codes for MADRLTRIAIVSSDRCKPKKCRQECKKSCPVVKTGKLCIEVTPQSRIAFISEELCIGCGICVKKCPFEAIQIINLPKDLDKDTTHRYGPNTFKLHRLPVPRPGQVLGLVGTNGIGKSTALKILAGRLKPNLGRFENPPDWQEILTYFRGSELQNYFTRILEDNLKAIIKPQYVDHIPKAVQGNVGQVLDQKDERDMKEELCVDLELNQVKDRNVGDLSGGELQRFAIAVVAIQSAEIYMFDEPSSYLDVKQRLKAAQVVRSLLRPNSYVIVVEHDLSVLDYLSDFICCLYGKPGAYGVVTLPFSVREGINIFLAGFVPTENLRFRDESLTFKVAETPQEPTEDVETYARYKYPTMTKIQGNFKLKVIEGEFTDSQIIVMLGENGTGKTTFIRMLAGLLKPDSVEDDDVEIPEFNVSYKPQKISPKFPASVRHLLHQKIRDSYMHPQFVSDVMKPLLIEQLMDQEVVNLSGGELQRVALCLCLGKPADIYLIDEPSAYLDSEQRIVASKVIKRFILHAKKTAFVVEHDFIMASYLADRVIVYEGRPSVDCIANSPQSLLTGMNLFLSHLDITFRRDPTNYRPRINKLDSTKDREQKSAGSYYYLDD; via the exons ATGGCGGATCGGCTCACGCGTATCGCTATAGTGAGCTCCGACAGGTGCAAGCCCAAGAAGTGCCGCCAGGAATGCAAGAAGAGCTGCCCCGTCGTCAAAACCG GTAAGCTGTGTATTGAGGTTACTCCTCAGTCAAGGATCGCATTCATTTCTGAAGAATTGTGCATAGGATGTGGTATATGTGTTAAG AAATGTCCCTTTGAGGCAATTCAGATAATAAACTTGCCAAAAGATTTGGATAAAGATACTACTCATCGATATGGACCAAACACATTTAAGTTGCACAG GTTGCCAGTCCCGCGGCCAGGCCAGGTTCTCGGTTTGGTTGGAACAAATGGGATTGGAAAGTCTACTGCTCTTAAAATCTTAGCTGGAAGACTAAAGCCAAACTTGGGTCGCTTTGAG AATCCTCCCGATTGGCAGGAAATTTTGACATACTTCCGTGGGTCTGAATTGCAAAATTATTTCACCAGGATTTTGGAGGATAATTTGAAG GCTATTATAAAGCCCCAATATGTCGATCATATTCCAAAGGCTGTTCAAGGCAATGTGGGACAGGTGCTTGACCAAAAGGATGAAAGGGATATGAAAGAGGAACTCTGTGTTGACCTTGAATTGAATCAGGTTAAAGATCGGAATGTTGGGGATTTATCAGGTGGGGAGCTCCAGAGGTTTGCCATTGCTGTCGTTGCGATACAAAGTGCTGAAATATATATGTTCGATGAACCTTCAAGTTATCTTGATGTGAAACAGAGGCTCAAAGCGGCCCAAGTTGTGCGATCTTTGCTTAGGCCTAACAG CTATGTAATCGTTGTGGAGCATGACCTCAGCGTCCTCGATTACTTATCAGACTTTATTTGCTGTTTATATGGGAAACCTGGTGCATATGGAGTTGTAACCCTTCCCTTCTCCGTTAGAGAAGGAATAAATATCTTCCTAGCTGGATTTGTTCCCACTGAGAATCTGCGGTTCCGTGACGAGTCTCTTACTTTCAAG GTTGCTGAGACTCCACAGGAACCCACTGAGGATGTCGAGACTTATGCACGGTACAAATACCCCACTATGACAAAAATTCAGGGAAACTTCAAGCTAAAGGTCATAGAGGGTGAATTTACTGACTCACAGATTATAGTGATGCTGGGGGAGAATGGTACTGGAAAGACCACTTTTATTAGAATGCTG GCTGGTTTGCTGAAACCTGACAgcgttgaagacgacgatgtgGAGATACCTGAATTCAACGTCTCTTACAAGCCTCAGAAGATCAGTCCCAAATTTCCAGCTTCTGTTAGACATTTGCTGCACCAAAAAATACGGGATTCTTATATGCATCCTCAGTTTGTATCAGATGTAATGAAACCTCTTCTCATTGAACAACTGATGGATCAAGAAGTCGTGAATCTGTCTGGTGGAGAGTTGCAAAGAGTTGCATTATGTCTCTGTCTTGGAAAG CCAGCAGACATTTACCTAATAGATGAGCCAAGTGCATATCTGGACTCCGAGCAGCGTATTGTTGCTTCGAAAGTTATCAAGAGATTCATCCTCCATGCAAAGAAGACTGCTTTTGTGGTTGAGCACGATTTCATTATGGCATCTTATTTGGCTGATAGAGTGATAGTGTACGAGGGGAGGCCTTCTGTGGATTGTATTGCCAATTCTCCTCAGTCATTGTTGACCGGGATGAATCTTTTCTTATCT CATTTGGATATAACTTTCAGACGGGACCCAACTAATTATCGTCCAAGGATCAATAAATTAGACTCCACCAAGGATAGGGAGCAGAAATCGGCTGGATCCTACTATTACTTGGATGATTAA
- the LOC115733301 gene encoding LOW QUALITY PROTEIN: pentatricopeptide repeat-containing protein At4g19220, mitochondrial (The sequence of the model RefSeq protein was modified relative to this genomic sequence to represent the inferred CDS: deleted 1 base in 1 codon) has protein sequence MGRWSLFLYPFSPKVLTRSARARLSQRIPLLSDLEVSKFRPCKAKAALVEAKKTAAEKTSTGLSLRTGFVRPFPENVDFSRKYGLRPGIHASHILKSRRAFPQSVSFSSVCDPFDEMGDREWHSRDGRFHRVFGFAKTSAVRGDKEDVSIAHCSALKIGALAHLPISTSLLMAYSRAADLSALRAFFDEIPDKDVITWNAMITSLADNQWFVQALDLFAKMMQGGSGFDSTSLLIVSSIFTRTNQLIQGRIVHSLSVKSGMLSDYSLCNALMDMYAKCGDLSSSESIFVGIGRRDDIAWNSILSGCLHNNNPIGCLLYFKERALYEEMGDSISLSCAISAAASLGELSCGSNLHGLAIKVGYDQCPRISVANSLIAFYFQCGHCEDAEAIFRGAMALYDIVSWNTMIDGYASNGMILEAFDLLHEMQLTAPVQPDSVTLLTLISVCADAMLLIEGKTLHGYVTRRGMGLDPRVTNSLMNMYLRCGAVRKAEILFDSTSERDVISWNTMICGYSQNDLSEKAQSSFKEMLLCCSGCSLPTLLAILPSCNSPEYLRFGESIHCLQLKLGFSHSVVALNSTMYMYVVSGDIRAACKLLTTCSVHEDLTCWNTFIAGCSKSGFFWEALEAFNRMREEHNVSFDSITLVNIFSACGNLELFLEGRLIHGLALKTPIGSDTRVCNALITMYGRCTDIASARLVFNTIGNSNLCSWNCLISALCQNKAAKEAVELFGRLAFEYDEITIVNILSACTQLGLMQLGTEIHSRVFRVGFHENSFISAALVDMYSNCGKLGVALQVFRNSPKKSIAAWNSMISAHGYHGDGKKALKLFEKMRESGTRATKTTFISLLSACSHAGLVKEGLWYYEHMEDKYGVEPVTEHHLCVVDMLGRSGKLFEAYELIMKMKTRPKPGIWGALLSSCNYHGNIEMGREVAELLFEMEPENSGYYIALSNMYTAAGGWVDAVKIRELIQEKGLRKPIGYSLLEMG, from the exons ATGGGTCGCTGGAGCTTGTTCCTATATCCGTTCAGTCCGAAGGTTCTCACTCGCTCCGCACGAGCACGACTGTCCCAACGCATCCCCTTGCTGTCCGATCTGGAAGTCTCCAAATTTCGTCCGTGTAAAGCGAAGGCGGCTCTCGTAGAAGCAAAGAAGACTGCTGCTGAGAAAACATCGACCGGCTTGTCTTTGAGAACTGGATTTGTGCGCCCATTTCCTGAAAATGTCGATTTCAGCCGCAAATATGGTTTGCGACCCGGAATCCATGCTTCTCACATTCTTAAATCTCGCCGCGCGTTTCCGCAATCTGTCAGTTTCTCTTCCGTCTGCGACCCGTTCGACGAAATGGGTGACAGGGAATGGCATTCGCGGGATGGCCGCTTTCACCGAGTTTTTGGTTTCGCCAAAACGTCCGCCGTGAGAGGTGACAAAGAAGATGTCTCAATTGCCCATTGTTCGGCCCTCAAGATTGGGGCTCTCGCTCACTTGCCCATTTCAACCTCTCTGCTCATGGCCTACTCACGGGCTGCGGACCTGAGTGCTTTACGAGCTTTCTTTGACGAAATTCCCGACAAAGATGTGATTACTTGGAATGCGATGATCACTTCCTTGGCTGATAACCAGTGGTTTGTTCAGGCCCTGGATCTATTTGCCAAGATGATGCAAGGTGGAAGTGGTTTTGATTCCACTTCTCTTTTAATTGTTTCATCAATATTCACACGCACAAATCAGTTGATTCAGGGTCGTATTGTTCACAGCTTAAGCGTGAAGTCAGGGATGCTATCCGATTATTCGCTGTGTAATGCACTTATGGATATGTATGCAAAATGTGGTGATCTAAGCTCATCAGAGAGCATTTTCGTCGGTATCGGTCGTAGGGATGATATTGCTTGGAATTCGATACTCAGTGGATGTCTTCACAACAACAATCCTATAGGGTGCCTACTGTACTTTAAAGAGAGAGCACTGTATGAGGAAATGGGGGACAGTATAAGTCTCTCGTGTGCTATTTCAGCTGCAGCTTCATTGGGAGAACTAAGTTGTGGTAGTAATTTGCATGGTTTGGCAATCAAAGTTGGTTACGACCAATGCCCCCGCATTTCAGTTGCCAACTCTCTTATTGCGTTCTATTTTCAGTGTGGGCACTGTGAGGATGCCGAGGCTATTTTTAGAGGAGCAATGGCTCTATACGACATTGTTTCTTGGAACACAATGATTGACGGTTATGCCTCCAATGGAATGATTCTGGAAGCTTTCGATCTTCTGCATGAAATGCAGTTAACAGCGCCCGTCCAGCCTGATTCAGTGACTCTTCTTACTCTAATTTCAGTTTGTGCAGATGCAATGCTACTGATAGAGGGAAAAACACTTCATGGCTACGTTACTCGCAGAGGGATGGGACTTGATCCTCGAGTGACAAACAGTCTTATGAATATGTACTTGAGATGCGGTGCTGTGAGGAAAGCTGAGATTTTGTTTGATTCCACTTCAGAGAGGGACGTGATCTCATGGAACACAATGATCTGTGGGTATTCCCAGAATGACCTATCTGAGAAAGCTCAAAGTTCATTCAAAGAAATGCTGCTATGTTGCTCAGGATGCAGCTTACCTACTCTGTTAGCCATTCTTCCTTCCTGTAATTCCCCTGAATACCTCAGATTTGGAGAATCGATCCACTGTCTGCAGTTGAAACTTGGATTTTCACACAGCGTTGTTGCTTTAAATTCCACCATGTACATGTATGTTGTTAGTGGAGATATTAGAGCAGCATGCAAGTTATTGACTACCTGTTCAGTTCATGAAGATCTCACTTGTTGGAACACTTTCATTGCAGGCTGCTCAAAGAGTGGCTTCTTTTGGGAAGCTTTAGAAGCATTCAACAGAATGAGGGAAGAACATAATGTCTCTTTTGATTCCATCACACTTGTCAATATTTTTTCAGCTTGTGGAAATCTTGAGCTGTTTCTTGAAGGGAGATTGATCCATGGGCTTGCTCTCAAAACTCCAATAGGATCAGACACCCGTGTGTGTAATGCGCTTATTACTATGTATGGACGATGCACAGATATTGCAAGTGCGAGATTAGTCTTCAACACCATTGGTAATAGCAATTTATGTTCGTGGAATTGTCTGATTTCTGCCTTGTGTCAGAACAAGGCTGCTAAGGAAGCAGTTGAACTCTTTGGACGTCTTGCATTTGAATATGATGAGATCACCATTGTCAACATTCTCTCAGCCTGTACACAGCTTGGCCTTATGCAGTTAGGAACAGAAATTCATTCTCGAGTTTTCAGAGTAGGGTTTCATGAGAATTCTTTTATATCTGCAGCTCTTGTTGATATGTACAGCAACTGTGGGAAATTGGGTGTTGCTCTTCAAGTATTCAGAAACTCGCCT AAGAAGTCCATTGCAGCTTGGAATTCCATGATTTCTGCCCATGGGTACCACGGTGACGGTAAGAAAGCACTGAAACTTTTCGAGAAAATGCGTGAATCTGGGACAAGAGCGACTAAAACCACTTTCATAAGCCTTCTATCAGCTTGCAGTCATGCTGGATTAGTTAAAGAAGGTCTCTGGTATTATGAGCATATGGAGGACAAATATGGAGTTGAACCTGTTACAGAGCATCATCTTTGTGTGGTTGACATGCTTGGCCGTTCAGGAAAGCTGTTTGAGGCTTATGAACTTATCATGAAGATGAAAACTCGGCCCAAGCCGGGCATATGGGGCGCTTTGCTAAGTTCCTGCAACTACCATGGCAATATAGAGATGGGAAGAGAAGTTGCAGAGCTGCTTTTTGAAATGGAACCCGAAAATTCCGGGTATTACATTGCACTGTCAAATATGTATACTGCTGCAGGGGGATGGGTTGATGCTGTGAAGATACGTGAATTGATTCAGGAGAAAGGGTTAAGGAAGCCGATTGGGTACAGCCTTTTAGAAATGGGTTAA
- the LOC115730291 gene encoding LOW QUALITY PROTEIN: long-chain-alcohol oxidase FAO4A (The sequence of the model RefSeq protein was modified relative to this genomic sequence to represent the inferred CDS: inserted 2 bases in 1 codon), with amino-acid sequence MIITQWKSSSATTKSSSDQQEEEEEEERRPVGYANSLSPRQMDTLTALCDTFLPSIAQPYHPLGGGGDGDEEVAKFYQTSASMAGTPDKLGGLISERMKHPKLWLLRLTLWLLSTCVGTFILCGRECFSSPRFPYVQRFSEIPQRRREEVVRRWSRSVFPQLRMFARAIKFLTLLVFFTQVDETDRNLSWKAIGYVGPDPEFENSKKLKRLSCQISADEQQDQEQATAKNGYEDEAVFGPLHRGLVHMVHPRDNVAKSLQQFGFPVLVXVPPDYNVRKHCFPSLSIQCDAVVIGSGAGGGVVAGVLAKAGHKVLVLEKGSYCARSNLSLLEGPTMDQMYLSGGLLATQDMSALVLAGSTVGGGSTVNWSASIRTPQHVMNEWSSKYDLELFDSKLYREALDVVCKRMGVQSGIDEEGFNNAVLRKGCNELGYPVSTIPRNSPADHHCGWCGLGCKDGKKKGTAETWLVDLVESGNGAILPGCEAIEVLHTRRSGRERDTATGVAFEFEQNGVKVVCVIESKVTIVACGALSTPALLKRSGLVNPTIGKNLHLHPVTMAWGYFPDAKTADLWLEKEKKSYEGGIMTAMSTVVGNFEKSGYGAVIQTPALHPGMFSALMPWTSGLDMKERMTKFSRTAHIFALARDKGSGTIASSSSISYKMEDTDEQNLQKGLEKVLRILAAAGAEEIGTHHMGGKTLNVKRVSYREFERFVKEESARPIKGLSTPLCSAHQMGSCRMGPDPRSSAVNPMGETWEVEGLYVADTSVFPTALGVNPMVTVQAIAYCTAQSALEALRRKKSRQ; translated from the exons ATGATCATCACACAGTGGAAATCGAGCTCGGCCACGACGAAGAGCTCGTCAGAtcagcaggaggaggaggaggaggaggagagacgaCCAGTCGGTTATgcgaactctctctctccacgtcAGATGGACACGCTCACCGCCCTCTGCGACACTTTCTTGCCCTCCATCGCTCAGCCTTATCATCCTTTGGGTGGCGGTGGCGACGGCGACGAGGAGGTAGCCAAGTTCTATCAAACGTCAGCTTCCATGGCCGGAACGCCGGACAAG CTAGGGGGTCTCATCAGTGAGAGGATGAAACACCCGAAGCTATGGCTGCTCCGCCTCACCTTGTGGCTCCTCTCGACGTGCGTCGGAACCTTCATCTTGTGCGGCCGAGAATGCTTCTCAAGCCCCCGCTTCCCATACGTGCAGAGATTCTCCGAGATCCCACAGCGGCGGAGGGAGGAGGTCGTGCGGCGGTGGTCTCGCAGCGTCTTCCCTCAGCTCCGGATGTTCGCGCGAGCCATCAAGTTTCTGAccctcctcgtcttcttcactCAG GTCGACGAGACGGATCGCAACCTTTCCTGGAAAGCGATTGGCTATGTCGGACCAGATCCAGAGTTCGAAAACTCCAAGAAATTAAAGCGTTTGTCTTGCCAAATCTCAGCTGATGAACAGCAAGACCAAGAACAAGCGACAGCCAAGAATGGTTATGAAGATGAAGCCGTCTTCGGACCTCTTCATCGAGGTCTTGTCCACATGGTGCACCCACGAGATAACGTTGCGAAAAGTCTCCAGCAGTTCGGGTTCCCTGTTCTCGT TGTCCCTCCGGATTATAACGTACGGAAGCATTGTTTCCCATCTTTGAGCATCCAGTGCGACGCGGTGGTGATTGGTTCAGGCGCAGGCGGGGGGGTCGTCGCTGGCGTGCTTGCAAAGGCGGGCCACAAGGTGCTTGTCCTGGAAAAGGGAAGCTACTGTGCCAGGAGCAACCTCTCCCTGCTCGAAGGGCCTACCATGGATCAAATGTACCTCTCCGGCGGTCTCCTAGCAACCCAAGATATGAGCGCACTGGTACTCGCGGGGTCTACCGTTGGAGGGGGCTCGACAGTCAACTGGTCCGCCTCCATCAGGACGCCGCAGCATGTGATGAATGAGTGGTCGAGCAAGTATGATCTAGAGCTGTTCGACAGCAAGTTGTACCGGGAGGCGTTGGACGTCGTCTGCAAGAGAATGGGAGTTCAGTCAGGTATAGACGAAGAAGGGTTCAACAATGCAGTGCTGCGAAAAGGGTGTAATGAATTGGGCTATCCTGTGAGCACCATTCCTAGGAACTCGCCTGCGGATCACCACTGCGGTTGGTGTGGCTTGGGCTGCAAGGACGGGAAGAAAAAGGGTACCGCAGAGACATGGTTGGTGGATTTAGTGGAATCCGGGAATGGGGCGATCCTCCCCGGATGCGAAGCCATCGAGGTCCTGCACACAAGGCGGAGCGGAAGAGAGAGGGACACAGCGACCGGGGTCGCGTTCGAGTTTGAGCAAAACGGGGTCAAGGTGGTCTGCGTCATTGAGTCCAAGGTCACCATCGTGGCGTGCGGGGCTCTTAGCACGCCAGCTTTGCTAAAGAGAAGCGGCCTCGTAAATCCCACTATCGGGAAGAACTTGCATCTCCATCCGGTGACGATGGCGTGGGGCTACTTCCCAGACGCAAAGACGGCAGATCTATGgctggagaaggagaagaagagctaCGAAGGAGGCATAATGACGGCAATGTCCACGGTTGTCGGAAATTTCGAAAAGTCCGGGTATGGTGCGGTGATCCAGACCCCAGCTTTGCACCCGGGCATGTTTTCGGCCTTAATGCCCTGGACGTCCGGCCTAGACATGAAGGAAAGGATGACCAAGTTCTCAAGGACAGCCCACATATTCGCTCTCGCTAGGGATAAAGGGTCGGGGACGATTGCATCGTCGAGCTCTATAAGTTACAAGATGGAAGACACGGACGAGCAGAATCTGCAGAAGGGGCTCGAGAAGGTGCTGAGGATACTGGCAGCAGCCGGGGCCGAAGAGATTGGGACGCACCACATGGGAGGGAAAACACTGAACGTGAAGCGAGTGAGCTACCGCGAGTTTGAGCGGTTCGTGAAGGAAGAGAGTGCGAGGCCGATAAAGGGCCTGTCGACGCCGCTATGCTCTGCCCACCAGATGGGGAGCTGTCGGATGGGGCCCGACCCGAGAAGCTCGGCGGTGAACCCAATGGGCGAGACGTGGGAAGTGGAAGGGCTGTATGTGGCCGACACCAGCGTTTTTCCGACGGCTCTGGGCGTGAATCCAATGGTCACCGTCCAGGCGATCGCGTATTGCACAGCACAATCAGCCCTTGAAGCTCTCAGGAGGAAGAAGAGCAGACAGTGA